The following are encoded together in the Chromatiaceae bacterium genome:
- the thrS gene encoding threonine--tRNA ligase, whose translation MPRITLPDGSVKSFDAPLSVAQVAASIGQGLARAALAGRVDGRLVDTSHLIAQDASLAIVTARDEEALELLRHDAAHVMAQAVQELYPSTQVTIGPAIDNGFYYDFARAEPFTPEDLGAIEQRMHEIVARDLPLEREVWDREDAKTLFAGIGEDFKVQIIENIIPEGEEVSIYRQGDWFDVCRGPHLPSTGKLGNGFKLMKVAGAYWRGDSTQPMLQRIYGTAWRDRKELKDYLQRLAEAEKRDHRKLGKALDLFHTQEEAPGMVFWHDKGWTMYLILEDYIRSKLRMHGYLEVHTPQIIDRSLWERSGHWEKFRDDMFVTEAEERVFAIKPMNCPAHIQIFNHGLKSYRDLPLRMAEFGSCHRNEPSGTLHGLMRVRNFVQDDAHIFCTEDQILSEVLDFIDLLYGIYRDFGFDEVLVKFSTRPPKRVGSDATWDKAEQALENALLKKGLAFDLQPGEGAFYGPKIEFSLRDCLQRVWQLGTIQLDFSMPERLGAHYIAVDNSRQTPVMLHRAVLGSLERFIGILIEHYAGALPLWLSPLQAVVLNITDRQADWAREVASTLTDKGFRTHLDLRNEKIGFKIREHTLQRVPYLLVAGDREVETRTLSVRNRKGQDLGTLSLDEVIARLGEEVVQKI comes from the coding sequence ATGCCCCGGATCACCCTCCCCGACGGTTCCGTCAAGTCTTTCGATGCCCCACTATCCGTGGCCCAGGTCGCGGCCAGCATCGGCCAGGGCCTCGCCCGTGCCGCCCTCGCGGGCCGGGTCGATGGCCGCCTCGTCGATACCTCGCATCTCATCGCCCAGGACGCCAGTCTGGCCATCGTCACCGCCCGGGACGAGGAGGCCCTGGAACTGCTCCGCCATGACGCCGCCCATGTCATGGCCCAGGCCGTCCAGGAACTCTATCCCAGCACCCAGGTGACCATTGGCCCCGCCATCGACAACGGCTTCTATTACGACTTTGCCCGCGCGGAGCCCTTCACCCCGGAAGACCTGGGGGCGATCGAGCAGCGCATGCACGAGATCGTCGCCCGGGACCTGCCCCTGGAGCGCGAGGTCTGGGACCGCGAGGACGCCAAGACCCTCTTTGCCGGCATCGGCGAGGACTTCAAGGTTCAGATCATCGAGAACATCATCCCCGAGGGGGAAGAGGTCTCCATCTACCGCCAGGGCGACTGGTTTGACGTCTGCCGCGGCCCGCATCTACCCAGCACGGGCAAGCTCGGCAATGGCTTCAAGCTGATGAAGGTGGCCGGTGCCTACTGGCGGGGCGATTCCACCCAGCCCATGTTGCAACGCATCTATGGCACCGCCTGGCGTGACCGCAAGGAACTCAAGGATTATCTCCAGCGCCTGGCGGAGGCGGAGAAGCGCGACCATCGCAAGCTGGGCAAGGCCCTGGATCTCTTCCACACCCAGGAAGAGGCGCCGGGCATGGTCTTCTGGCATGACAAGGGCTGGACCATGTATTTGATCCTGGAGGACTACATCCGGTCCAAACTCCGGATGCATGGCTATCTCGAGGTGCACACCCCCCAGATCATCGATCGCAGCCTCTGGGAGCGGTCTGGCCACTGGGAAAAGTTTCGCGACGACATGTTCGTCACCGAGGCCGAGGAGCGGGTCTTCGCCATCAAGCCGATGAACTGCCCCGCCCACATCCAGATTTTCAATCACGGGCTCAAGAGCTACCGCGACCTGCCCCTGCGCATGGCGGAGTTTGGCTCCTGCCACCGCAACGAGCCCTCCGGGACCCTGCACGGCCTGATGCGGGTCCGAAACTTCGTCCAGGATGACGCCCACATCTTTTGCACCGAGGACCAGATCCTCTCCGAAGTCCTGGACTTCATCGACCTGCTCTACGGCATCTATCGGGATTTCGGCTTCGACGAGGTGCTGGTGAAGTTTTCCACCCGCCCGCCCAAGCGCGTGGGTTCCGACGCCACCTGGGATAAGGCGGAGCAGGCCCTGGAAAATGCCCTCCTCAAGAAGGGCCTGGCCTTCGACCTGCAGCCGGGCGAAGGCGCCTTCTACGGCCCCAAAATCGAATTCTCCCTGCGGGACTGCCTGCAACGGGTCTGGCAACTCGGCACCATCCAGCTCGATTTCTCCATGCCGGAGCGCCTGGGTGCTCACTACATCGCCGTTGATAACAGTCGCCAGACCCCGGTCATGCTGCACCGCGCCGTGCTCGGTTCCCTGGAGCGTTTCATCGGCATTCTGATCGAACACTACGCCGGCGCCCTCCCCCTCTGGCTATCGCCCCTGCAGGCCGTGGTGCTCAATATCACCGACCGCCAGGCGGACTGGGCCCGGGAAGTCGCTAGCACTCTGACCGATAAGGGCTTCCGGACCCATCTGGACTTGAGAAACGAGAAGATCGGCTTTAAAATCCGCGAGCATACCCTGCAAAGGGTACCCTACCTGCTGGTGGCGGGCGATCGCGAGGTCGAAACGCGCACCCTCTCGGTACGCAACCGTAAGGGTCAGGACCTGGGCACCCTGAGCCTGGACGAGGTGATCGCCCGGCTCGGCGAAGAAGTGGTCCAAAAAATTTAA
- the infC gene encoding translation initiation factor IF-3 produces MEEPAIAAPKRNRVNKEINVPEVRLIDAEGQQVGILRTREALERAAEEGLDLVEIVPNVEPPVCRLMDFGRFLFDQKKKRAEARKNQKQVEIKEIKFRPGTEEGDYQVKLRNLTRFLNEGDKAKVTMRFRGREHAHRDLGLELLQRVEKDLASISIIEQQPQMEGRQMVMVLGPKKK; encoded by the coding sequence CTGGAGGAACCTGCGATAGCTGCGCCAAAGAGAAACCGTGTTAACAAGGAAATCAACGTACCCGAGGTACGGCTTATTGACGCGGAAGGTCAACAGGTTGGTATTCTAAGGACTCGCGAGGCCCTGGAGCGGGCGGCGGAAGAAGGTCTGGACTTGGTCGAGATCGTTCCCAACGTGGAACCGCCGGTCTGCCGCCTCATGGACTTCGGGCGCTTCCTCTTCGACCAGAAGAAGAAGCGGGCCGAGGCGAGAAAGAATCAGAAGCAGGTCGAAATCAAGGAAATCAAATTTCGTCCAGGGACGGAGGAAGGAGACTATCAGGTCAAACTGCGCAACCTGACGCGTTTCCTCAACGAAGGGGATAAGGCCAAGGTCACGATGCGTTTCCGCGGGCGTGAACACGCCCACCGCGATCTGGGGCTCGAATTGCTCCAGCGCGTGGAAAAGGACCTGGCCAGCATCAGTATCATCGAGCAGCAACCCCAGATGGAAGGACGCCAGATGGTGATGGTACTAGGCCCCAAGAAAAAATAG
- a CDS encoding fumarate hydratase — MTSIRQEDLIASIADALQFISYYHPLDYIRALGAAYEREESPAARDAMAQILYNSRLCAEGHRPICQDTGMVVVFLEVGMAVRWEATLGLQEMVDEGVRRAYLHPDNRLRASMVAPPYGERRNTRDNTPAVVHVSLVPGDKVHVKLAAKGGGSENKSKFAILNPSDSLVDWVLRTVPLMGAGWCPPGMLGIGIGGSAEKAMLLAKEALMEEIDIHELKAHGPRNPLEELRLELYEKVNALGIGAQGLGGLTTVLDVKIKDYPTHAASLPVAMIPNCAATRHIEFTLDGGGPAELTPPRLEDWPDVVWQADAKAIRVNLDAMTHETIAQWQPGDRLLLSGKLLTGRDAAHQRLTELLSRGEALPEGVDLTNRFIYYVGPVDPVRDEVVGPAGPTTATRMDKFTEQMLAETGLIGMVGKAERGPVAIEAIKRHGAVYLMAVGGAAYLVAKAIKGSRLVAFEDLGMEAIREFDVVDMPVTVAVDSRGGSVHQTGPAEWQARIGKIAVVVGG; from the coding sequence ATGACAAGTATCCGCCAAGAAGACCTGATCGCCAGCATCGCCGACGCCCTCCAATTTATCTCTTACTACCACCCCCTGGACTATATTCGCGCCCTGGGCGCGGCCTACGAACGGGAGGAATCTCCCGCGGCCCGCGACGCCATGGCCCAGATCCTCTATAACTCGCGGCTCTGCGCCGAGGGCCACCGGCCCATCTGCCAGGATACCGGCATGGTGGTCGTCTTCCTGGAAGTGGGCATGGCGGTTCGCTGGGAGGCCACCCTGGGTCTCCAGGAGATGGTGGACGAGGGGGTGCGTCGTGCCTACCTGCATCCGGACAACCGGCTGCGGGCCTCCATGGTCGCGCCGCCCTACGGCGAGCGGCGCAATACCCGCGACAATACCCCGGCGGTGGTCCATGTCAGCCTGGTGCCGGGGGACAAGGTCCACGTCAAGCTGGCGGCCAAGGGCGGCGGCTCGGAGAACAAATCCAAGTTCGCCATCCTCAATCCCAGCGACAGCCTGGTCGATTGGGTGCTGCGTACCGTTCCCCTCATGGGAGCGGGCTGGTGTCCGCCGGGCATGCTGGGCATTGGCATTGGCGGCTCGGCCGAAAAGGCCATGCTGCTGGCCAAGGAGGCCCTGATGGAGGAGATCGATATCCACGAACTCAAGGCCCATGGCCCGCGTAACCCCCTGGAGGAGTTGCGCCTGGAGCTCTACGAAAAGGTCAATGCCCTCGGCATCGGCGCCCAGGGCCTGGGCGGCCTGACCACGGTCCTCGACGTCAAGATCAAGGACTATCCAACCCATGCCGCCTCCCTGCCAGTGGCCATGATCCCCAACTGCGCCGCCACCCGCCACATCGAGTTTACCCTGGACGGCGGCGGTCCGGCCGAGTTGACCCCGCCGCGCCTGGAGGACTGGCCGGATGTCGTCTGGCAGGCCGATGCCAAGGCCATCCGCGTCAACCTGGACGCGATGACCCATGAGACGATCGCCCAATGGCAACCCGGCGACCGCCTACTGCTCAGCGGCAAGCTGCTGACCGGCCGCGACGCCGCCCACCAGCGCCTGACGGAGCTGCTCAGCCGGGGCGAAGCGCTGCCGGAGGGCGTGGATCTCACCAATCGCTTTATTTACTACGTCGGGCCCGTCGATCCCGTCCGGGACGAGGTAGTCGGCCCCGCCGGCCCCACTACCGCCACCCGCATGGATAAATTCACCGAGCAGATGCTGGCCGAAACCGGCCTCATCGGCATGGTGGGCAAGGCCGAGCGCGGTCCGGTCGCCATCGAGGCCATCAAGCGGCACGGCGCCGTCTATCTCATGGCCGTCGGCGGCGCGGCCTATCTGGTCGCCAAGGCCATTAAGGGTTCGCGCCTGGTGGCCTTTGAGGACCTGGGGATGGAGGCCATCCGCGAGTTCGATGTGGTCGATATGCCGGTCACGGTCGCCGTGGACAGCCGT